Part of the Zea mays cultivar B73 chromosome 4, Zm-B73-REFERENCE-NAM-5.0, whole genome shotgun sequence genome is shown below.
CTCTTAATAAAGTTTGAACATGACAATTCTCTTGCCGCGTCTTTCAGAAAAAAAGAATAGAGACGAGTTAGAGGGGATCAGCGAAAGAAACTGTCAAGAAAGACTTGGGCTATAACGAGATGTAGTACAATCAAATTTAAAACCATGTGTATTCTATGGATTGACGAAGCGCCTAAGGCACTCATGAATGCAGTCTCAAAATTATGAGAAATTTGCTgttttgccactctcaaatttggctgcctgttattatgtcatcccgtgtctatgactggtgggaccgtctgtgtctatgatttgtgggtccgatgacatactggcgaagcccacaaatgataatggcaaaattgccaATGGCTCCAAAATTATTGGGTTGAAGATCTACACAGACTACATCATCCACCGCGAAGCAGGTATGATACATTCATCTGAGTTTTGTTAGATCTAGTGGTTAGGGGTTCTAGGAATTATATCCAGAACATGTTTAAGAATCAACAAAAATATCTGTAGCATGAAACAGCAGATGGATCGATATAGGACTAACGAGTACTGGTGAGAGTAGAATAgattgagagagagggagagagaacgcAAAGTAAGTACCTCTTGTCGCTGAGGTATTTCCTGATATCCCGTATCAGTTCGTCGACATCTTTTTCTCCGTCGTTGTTGTTACCCCTGGCGGCCGGCCTGACCTGACGCAGTATTCTCTTGAAGATGCTCTTTTTGTCTGGCCTCAGTGATACGGGGATAAAAGCCTTGCACTGGAATTGTGTCTCGAGGCTTTCATACAACGCCTTAGCAAGCGTGGTTTTGCCAACACCTCCTAGCCCAACAATTGAGACGACCATAAGGTTCTGCTGCAGCCCCTCCCTGTGCGTCGTCAGCAAGCTGGCAAGCCTCTGTGCGGGGCCGTCGATGCCGACGGGGCTGTGCCTGTGCTTGTGCACATCCTcgaggagaaggtggatcccggtGTCGACGTTAGCCTTTGTGTGAGGCTGTGCCGTGGCGCCGGGAATGGTGAGCCTTCCCTTCCATGCAGCCACCTCTTTGACGCGGGTCGTGATGTCTTCGAGCTCCTTGGCGATCCGGCGACGAACCTTGGCCACTTTTACCGACTTGATGTTGCCAATGAGGCCCATCCTGTCGATGAACCTGCTGAAACCAGTCAGGTTGCGCGGATTCGCGTGAGCATCGCCGCCGTCCACACGCAGCATGAACGCGTCCACGCTGTCCTCTATGTCGTACGATAGCTCCTTCAAACTCCTCGCCCACCGCTTCTGGAAAGGGGTCACGGAACCTGCTGGCTTCTCGGACAACTCCTCGAGGACATCCTGCATACCCTTCAGCTCCTTCGTGAGGAACACAATCTGCCCTCTCACGCCCTTCTGAAGATGGTACTCTTTCTTCAAAAGGGAAACGAGCTTGACGAGGAGACACTTCACTGCCGCCTCAGCGAGCTCCATAGATGCCCGCTCCGGCGCTCCCTCCCCTGGAGGCCTGGACTAGCTTGTGGCTACTTGATTTCCATCGGCTGCACCCGGTACGGTGCTCTATTTATGTTTTGGGACCGTATCGTATGCACAAGGACAGGTCTGCGCACATATGCACATGCGCGATCGTGGCCTTTCAACGTTGATCCGACGGTGACCCAAACTTTTACATTTTAACCCTCCCGCAGCTGTCTTGTGCTGTAATTTTGTTTTTCAAACACCCCCTTCCCACTTCCCACGTTCGTTGGCAGACAGCGAAGCATCGCCTGTACTCTGTAGGCTGTAGCTGCCGCCACTTCTCGTCGTCGTCTCAGCATCTTCACTCACCAAACGTCGTCGCCTAATGCCGTGGGGCTCGAGGTTTCTGCAGAATGGTAGCACCGCAAACGGCATGCCCTAGCCATGGTGGCTTCATGACGGGTTTAGGGTTCCAGCCGAGTGCGATGGCCGTCATGGTGGCCGAAAACCTTAGCACCTCGTCGAGGTGTCCTACGGCATTTGTCAAAGGAGTAGTGTCGGAGGGTGGTGAGGACGCAGGAGGCCACCGGCGAGGCCACAGGCGGTGAGGAGTGAGGACGAGCGAAGACGGGGTTGTTGGCGTGCTTCAATCTGGGGAAGAAGGGGAGCAGAGGTGTTTGCAAAAAATTGCACTGAAATGACAGCTGCGGAAGGGTTAAAGTGTAAAAAATTTGGCGACCGTTCGATTGATATTGAAGGACTAGGATTGCTCATGTGCATATGTGCATAGACCTGTCTATGTGCATACGATACGGTCCCGTATGTTTTTGGGAGTGATGGGTAAGGACGACGACTCTCGCGGTCGTGCCCGTTCACACCCGCCCACGTTAATCAAATTATCCCTCGCGGAGCGCAAgggattttttttttattttattatatatatatatatatatatatatatatatatatatatatatatatatatatatatatatatatatatactaggtaaaTGCCCGTACGTTGCTACGGAAGAACATATTATGATAAAATATATTAAAATTCACAGAATAAGACAAGCATCGAATTAATTGAGCCAATGCCAGTTTGAGCATTCCACAGAATAAGATAAGCATCATCGCCCACACTACAAAATTCCTATGCACTTCATTCCTCAAAACAAAAAAACAATATAGGGTATTAATATAAATAAAAATGAAAATAAGGCATCTATCAACATATACCTTTATAGAGAAGACCACTGATCCTAGTTTAATTGACAATAACATCATTAAACAAATAGAGTGTTTTAACAACGAAAATCTAAAGATTGGAGTACATATCTGCTTACATGTGTCCATTGTGTGTTCTATTTGGATAGAAAAGGCATTTAACACAAACATGGAACTAAACAAAAGGAATGCATGCGCTAACTTCTCATGTTGCTCTCTACATGTTCGTCTCCAAGGAGAAGCCTTGCACCTTCGTCAAAGTGAGATTGTCTCAACCTGCACAAAATACAAGCCCCATTATAGTTAAGTGCGAAAGAGAAATAACCATAACCACACAGTGTGAATTTAGTCCTCTAACCTTCATGGTGAAGAAGAGCTTGACAAAATTCTGGGTGAGGAGCCCAAGGGACTTTTCCTTCACAGATGTCAGTTTTCTACAGAAATTCATATAAATTTGGGCCAAGTTTCTCACAAACCTGTTCATTCATTGAAATTTATTGATTGATTTCACCCCAATGTCTACTTGACAGGTTGGGGAAAATTCTAAAAATCATGCATTATACTTACAATACAAATATGGCTACGATAATCAAACCACTTCCGTATTTGAACACAACTGCAAAAACACATGAGCATGTAATTTCCCACCATTACAGCAGCAACATAGTTTTTTAAGAAATCCCACGATTTAATGCACATAACTTATTTCTTTGTTTTCATAATGGCGACAAGTAAATGTATAGCTTATTGTTTGCCTGCAAAAACTTAATCAGTTTAACCAATTACTAAGCTAATCAATCACACAAGTAGTCAAACACAATTGTGCCAGAAGAGTGAATGTACAATGAACATTAACAATAGAAGCATAAACAGCTTTGAAGGTAAAAACAACAGTAATTGTGCAAATGACATACTGGTACATGTATCCATTAAGTCCAAGATTATATCACACAAATACAAAGAGCAGTCTAAATTTGCTACCCAAAAGATTGGAAAACCAGCAATAGTTATGCAAATTATCAAGCTAACATCAAGGGCACTGTTTACCTTGTTCTAAAATGTTGTTCTGGCCTGTTGCAATCAAACTACATTCTTTTTATCAACTATTGATGTTCCTTGAACCAGATTTAGCTAGCTGGTCTACAAGGACGTGGATTAATTAACCTACAGACTTCAGTTTTCCCATAATATATACTCAATTGTTGTTCATCTAGATTTACATATATTGGTGAAAAAATCCCATGAATAACACATGGACATGTCTAATGGGTTAGGTCAGATTGTGTAGCTTTGAAAGATTTGGCAATTGGCACAACCCACAACAAAGTAAAAATTCACTTTCCAAAACCATTATATGCATCTGCAACAACTCTCAATGTAAGTTGAAGACCAAGAGAAAAGCTATATGACATCATTACTGCAACACTCAAGCAAGTGGCAATTTCATGAGATTGCACTATAGTCCCAagcagaaaactcatgcttttatGGACAATTGTTGGAGGCTAATAGTGATTAACGATCATCTAAGCCACTATAATAATGACCTACATTACAAGACCACAAGTAATATATGGACTCATGAAGAATAATAACTGACAAACTTACTTGAATAAAAGCATCCTGTGGAGTCTCACACTCTGCTGCCACAAAAACAAACACCTAAAAGCATGCAATAAAAGCAAAGTTAAGCAACAATATTTTAAAGTTTCGCTTGAACAACACAATAAAAAAGGTTCATAAGAGATTCAGTTGCACTGATGTATCAAGATAGACTAAAATTTTCTAATGAAAAACCATTCTGCAAATTGAGAACACTCTAATACAGTTACCCAAAACTCAGGTTTAAATTCTCATTCGCTAAAAGACCCGAACATTAACGAGAGGTACCTCCTCTGCTCGGGGATTCCTTATTTTCAGTGTTAACATTGTacatcaagataaaatcacacttTATTGTGCAGTAAAAATTAGTGGAAACCAGGAACGACGACCATGAAGGAAATGGTCTGAAGTGCCAGAAATACGTGTTTACCTGTTTTGTGTCCCACGTCAAAAGAGGTGAAAGGTAGGCCAAAATGTTCAGCGTCATGCTAACCTGAAGAACAATACAACAATTAATGGTTACAAATTCGAGGCACATATCTTAAACAAGTAGCCTAATTTAATTGTCCATGCAATTTTGTGCCACACACAATGCTTTAGAAATCTTAATTGCAGATACATTATGCAAAGAATATTTCAGAAAAAAATACATGTATAGCTGTGCCCCCAAAGATGATACTATAGAAAAGTTTGAACCCTCTTCTATTCTTGAGCAACCCTTCATTCAGGAATGACAGGTCGAGTCCTTCAACATGAACAAACCTTTGATAGTTCATCACCAAATATACAAACTATTGTAGCACCATTCCAAATAACAGTTCATCACACTAAAAATGGATGATTTAGACAGTTCAAATTATAATCATGCTAAACTAACGGTTTTAGGAACTTTGATGCCTTGTCCCTCTTCTGGAGTCTATATGCTAAACTAACGGGTTTAGACAGTTCAAATAAACCATACATGTTGTATAAACAAAACTAACTCATAGTATGTCTAAAATGGCATATGCATCTTGAATTCCGCACCTCACATAGTTAAAGTTGATGTGGTAAAGAAAAAAATTAAACCGATAAGTTTCAAAAAAGTAGATACTCCCTCATGTTCTGCATATATGATGTTGGGACAAGTAGTTAGTTTAAAAACACATCATATAGTTAAAAATCAAGAGAGTAAAAATCAAGAGGGGTGGCGCCGTGGAGGTATGGGATATATCTGCGTCGAGGCAAAGAGAGGGGTGGCGCTGCAGAGGTATAGGATGGATCTGGATCTAGGCAGAGAGAAGGAGAGGTGACCTGTAGATCTCCACAAGCACCTTCTCGTGGTACTCCTTGAGCCACGCTGCCCGCGCGAAGGCCGCCACCATCCCGTGGCTGCAGGAGAATCTGAAAAAACTGTAACCTAATGAATAATAAATACAATCATATAAGTATTCCATGGAAAGTTTATACTCCAAGTGATAGACAGTAAATTAATACTTGAATTTAGACTACTCAAAAGTATAAAGATGTGAACTTGAGTACCATGTCAGTGGAAAACGAAAAAGGGCCGAAGGGCTGAAAATTTAATGCATAGTTCTATTTATGGCTTCGTAGTATGATATGTACCATCAAATTCAGTTATGATTTACTTTGCCATAGGTTTCAATGTAATTAAGAATTAAATCTTAGAAAAACAATACAATTATAAATAACAGGACTGCTCAGGAACTAAATATAAATTCTGGACGGATACATCCTCAGTGGTAGACAATATAAGGAACAGGGAGTGGTAAACATACTCAGTTAAACAAGAACATCTCAAGATGTTTTGTGTTTTAGAACAGACAAGTACCTCTTGACAATTTCATCAGAACAGAGATGACTACCTcttgacaatcaagaataagtatcaaGTGATGACAGACTTGTAGGATAAGCATTACAACACACAACAAGGCGTTCCTATTTTCAGACAGCCAAGAACAGAGATGACCACCTCACGATAATCAGGAGTTTAGTATTAGGTGATGATATCAACTTGTAGAGTAAGCATGTATCCATTATATGTTAAAACTACAAGCTGCAGCCCCAATTCTTCAAAATTGGAGAACAGCTGCTCTTTCTATGAACTAAAGATTGTTACTTGGAAGATGAATTGAAAACTACACAAACCTCTACTTTTTCTTGGAGTCATATATAATTTGTGGCCAGACCATGCAAAAAATCCACTTCAAGAGCAAAAGCAAAGACAAAAAAAATAGCGCTATTTATTCTGCTAGATCTTATGTTCAATACAAATCAATCTTATATTTAAAAATTGAGGTAGTTTCAGAGTTAAGGCAGTAAAGGTACCTTCGGGTCTTGCACCACAAGAAGAGCTGCCCTGTCACAAGTCAGCTCTGCAGCTCGTAGCCATCTATATAGCTGCTCTTCCAGAAAGCCAGCAACCATGCCGAAACCTGATAAAAGTGCATGTACTTACCATGAGATGTAGTTCAAATGAAGTGTATTTAGGTACATAGCCCACCAATCTAATGAGAGTTCAAGTAGTCAGATGGTCTACCAGGGACAGTGTATGCTCCCATTGTGAGTATATTGGCAAAAGTGAGCCAAACACCATGATCGCACTTGAGGTGACCCAGCTCATGAGCCAAAACAGCCTAATTGAAACAAATCCAATATGATGAGTAATCAATGCATTCAGGCAGTAGGTAAGCAAATAATAATTCTTGTTTTGATTGTTCATCTAAGCAATACCAGCCGATGAGTTTGTTTAGAGTAAACAACAGTACCTGCAATTCCCTTGGAGTAAGCAGCTCCACAAGGCTTGTGTGAACGACAATGAATGGTTTTTTGTCGTTGATTGCTAAGGTGTAGGCATTTGGAACAGGATTCTGCCTTATGTACAAGTCAGGAGCTTCGGTGTTCAAGAGCTGCAAACATATAAGAAAACGATATACAACATCAAAGAGCCAGCTATGTCCATACACTCCAATCTATATCAGAACAGAACCCTTAAGTCTTAAACCAATAAGTGCCTAACAATCGAATAGGTCGCAACTCCCAATGCAGTGGTCCAACAGTCATATCGAATGTACCAAAACAGCATAACAAATGAGCACCTATAGTTAGTGAAATGATCTTAGTTTGTTTTGTTAGTTTAAATATTTTCAAAATTAAGAGAAAATAGTATTGTTAAGTTGTATGTGTTCAGAATTGATAGTATAACTGAAAATCTGGAAAAAAAATCAACAGTGAAGTATCTCAGACTAAGTGTCTTTATATTTCACATGCCAAGTAGGTTACAAAAAAATAATTTAACATTTAGTTTTTATAAATCGCTTCACCATTACAGTGGGATCGAGACCTTTGAGATCTTGATAATGATCGTCTTGTGTTCTTCCGTTCATGTACCTACCACTACATCAATGAAAGCACAAATTTATTT
Proteins encoded:
- the LOC109945709 gene encoding protease HtpX homolog codes for the protein MESLLLNTEAPDLYIRQNPVPNAYTLAINDKKPFIVVHTSLVELLTPRELQAVLAHELGHLKCDHGVWLTFANILTMGAYTVPGFGMVAGFLEEQLYRWLRAAELTCDRAALLVVQDPKILLQPRDGGGLRAGSVAQGVPREGACGDLQVSMTLNILAYLSPLLTWDTKQVFVFVAAECETPQDAFIQKTDICEGKVPWAPHPEFCQALLHHEG